GCCCAAGGCGACGCTGGAAACCACCAGAACCATCTGTTCCAGGAGGAGCGATCGACGGGTTTGTGCCATCGTCATACCGAGCGATCCCAGCAGCGCAAACTCGCGGCGGCGCGACCGGATGGACATGACCACCACCGCGATCAGACCTATGACCGCCATGGCGCCCGCAGCCACGAATCCGATCATGAGGCCACCGATTGCGGCCAGGGCCTGCGGGTTGTTCAGGAGCTGGCTTCGCACCGCCGACAGCGAGGTCGCCGACCCGATCAGATCGCCCTCGCCCATCAGATCCTCGTCGGTGACTTGGCTGCCCGCATCGAGTTGCAGCCAGTACTCGTGCGATCCGGTGACAGTGGCACCGAGCGAGTACTGGTGCACCTGAAGCGTCGGCAGGTCGACCAGGAACACCCCATCCGGGCTCGGATCGAGAACCGGGATCAGCCCGACCGCGGCCACGACTTCGGCACGAGCGGGGTCGATGCCGGTGAACGATGCTTGAACCACGTCGCCCACGGCCACCGACCGGTCGTCGAGCCAGCTGTCGGTGGCCACGATGCCTACCGTTGCCGCCGGCTCTGGCCCGGGCGGGCGAAGTCGCACCTTTACCGGAACCTGGTTGAACGACGTGCCCGTCCGCAGGTCGATCCGAAGCACCTCACCCGATCGATCCACGGCCAGGGCCGGACCCCGGTTGAAGCCCGACAGCACGTCGATACTTGCCTGCCATGCCACGGACCCGGCGTCGAGCTGCGTGCGGCCGGTGTCGGTGAGCGTCGCGTCAAAGGGCCCCAGCCTCACCTGCGCACCGGTGTCGACACCGCGCTGGCCCACCGCAATGAGTTCGAACTCGACTATGGCAATGGGTCCCACGATCGCCGACCCGTCGGGCCCGACGACGTTCAACGCCACGCTGCCAGGGTCGCCCGACGTGTCGAGCGGCCCGAGGTCGAAGTGATGCAGCAGCCCCCTCCCGTCGCTCACCCACACCCCCGCCGAAGCGGCCATTGAAGCGGTGTCGCCGGTCGGCGGCTGCACCACAGCGACCTCGTAGCCAATGTCGAGTCGCGTGATCCCATCGGGCAGCGACCAAGCGGGCAGCTGCGGCCTGCGGGCTGCCAGAGCTTCGAGGGCGGCTTCGAAGCTCGATGAGCCATCGAATCGATCGGAGATCGAGGGCGCGTTTGTGGTGTCGATCGCAAGCAACCTGGCTCTGTCGGCTCCCTGGACGTCCACGTTGCCCAACGCCGCCGCCGTGGCACTGTCGACACCAGGTATCGCCTCCAGCGCCACCGCCAGATACGGCTCGGCGACCGAACCTCCACCGCCGAGCACCTGGGCGCGGATGTCTGCGCCCACCAGATGATCGGCGCGGTCTCGTTGGGAGCGGTCCCACGTCGACGAGAACGTCAGGGCGTACACACCAAACGCGGTGGCCACCAAGAGCAGCAGTGCCGAGTGGCGGTAGCGGCCCTGTCGTCTGGCCAACTGCCACGCCGCCAACGAGCCAACAGCGCCCTTCGAACGGGGCAGCAGCCGCTCGGCCAGGCCGGCGAGCAGAGGCACTGCCCTGATGGCGATGATGCTGGCGGCCAGCAATCCCAACGTCGGAGCAGCCGCCACCAGCGGGCTGACACCCAGCCTTCCAGAGCTCGATGTTGCGGCCTCGGTGGCTCGAAGCTGCCAATAGGCCACACCTGCCAGACACACCAAGGCCAGATCGGCTCCGGCGCGCTGGACACCGCCGGGCAGCTGCAGCCGGCGGTCGCCGCGTCCGGTACCCGTCGGCCTGTTTGCCCGCCAGGTGGGCCAGGCCAGCAGCGCTACCGCTCCCACCCCGGCTAAGGCGACGACCAAGTAGCTGGAGGCGACGAGCCTGGGCTCGAACACGTCGATTCCCGACGCGAAAACGCCATCGAATCGGCCGAGAATCGCGACGGCCACAACCGGAGCCATGACAACGCTGGGAACCACCACCAACGTGGCCTCGGCCACAACGGTTTGCAGCAGCTGGCCCGGGCTGGCACCGCGCGCCGTCCACCAGGCTGCGTCCGAGCGCCGCGAGTCGAACGTCAGCGCCGCCATCAACACCAGGGCCGAGCCGGCCACGACCGCGACGCCTGCGATTGCAGCACCCACGGTCGAGCGGGTGACGGTCAGAGCGTCGGTATTGCCTGTGAGGTTGGCGGGTAGCTCGCTCGACACCCCGATGCTCCACGACTCGTTCCTCACCAGGTCGGTGGGCTGCAGGCTCCTGGTCAGCGAGGTCCCCAGGGCCGAGACCCGCCCGGCGACGCGCAGCGCGTCGCCAGGTTCGAGCTTCGACAGGTCAGGCAGCGCCAGCCAAGACGACGCCCAGGTCGTCGAGGCCCGCAGCAACGATTCCTCCGACGTCACCAGCTGCAGAGTCCGAAACTGGGTGCTCTCGAGAACTCCAGTGGCCACTCGGTCTCGTCCAACCCAGAACGGGTCGTTGCGATCCTCGATCTCGAAGATCCCGACCAGCCGGGCGCTGAGTGTTGCCGAGTTTCCGACCCGGGCTTGCAGCTCGAGACCATCGCCGACGTCGAGATCCATC
Above is a genomic segment from Acidimicrobiales bacterium containing:
- a CDS encoding ABC transporter permease, whose protein sequence is MGMGAVLRRWRADGATAAAVAATVVTAMVMLAAGPIFADAVSVASLRQAVVAGSAAEVTVEVAIAGTERPGVDYDDQIRRQLGAALAPLEAQISRHVQAGGSFSPSTAAPDELTVVAELSSLEGLEAHAGLVEGSWPTHDASTVQVVAATDVAAQMDLDVGDGLELQARVGNSATLSARLVGIFEIEDRNDPFWVGRDRVATGVLESTQFRTLQLVTSEESLLRASTTWASSWLALPDLSKLEPGDALRVAGRVSALGTSLTRSLQPTDLVRNESWSIGVSSELPANLTGNTDALTVTRSTVGAAIAGVAVVAGSALVLMAALTFDSRRSDAAWWTARGASPGQLLQTVVAEATLVVVPSVVMAPVVAVAILGRFDGVFASGIDVFEPRLVASSYLVVALAGVGAVALLAWPTWRANRPTGTGRGDRRLQLPGGVQRAGADLALVCLAGVAYWQLRATEAATSSSGRLGVSPLVAAAPTLGLLAASIIAIRAVPLLAGLAERLLPRSKGAVGSLAAWQLARRQGRYRHSALLLLVATAFGVYALTFSSTWDRSQRDRADHLVGADIRAQVLGGGGSVAEPYLAVALEAIPGVDSATAAALGNVDVQGADRARLLAIDTTNAPSISDRFDGSSSFEAALEALAARRPQLPAWSLPDGITRLDIGYEVAVVQPPTGDTASMAASAGVWVSDGRGLLHHFDLGPLDTSGDPGSVALNVVGPDGSAIVGPIAIVEFELIAVGQRGVDTGAQVRLGPFDATLTDTGRTQLDAGSVAWQASIDVLSGFNRGPALAVDRSGEVLRIDLRTGTSFNQVPVKVRLRPPGPEPAATVGIVATDSWLDDRSVAVGDVVQASFTGIDPARAEVVAAVGLIPVLDPSPDGVFLVDLPTLQVHQYSLGATVTGSHEYWLQLDAGSQVTDEDLMGEGDLIGSATSLSAVRSQLLNNPQALAAIGGLMIGFVAAGAMAVIGLIAVVVMSIRSRRREFALLGSLGMTMAQTRRSLLLEQMVLVVSSVALGSICGWALASNYLPRVILSDSGGAVTPGIEMTVPFGRIASIQLAIVAGLAIGLLWALRDVVRIDRAASLREGDGR